A section of the Oreochromis niloticus isolate F11D_XX linkage group LG9, O_niloticus_UMD_NMBU, whole genome shotgun sequence genome encodes:
- the LOC100702512 gene encoding toll-like receptor 13 — protein MDPGMHEEQSNLERGTKCCKPDIIFLTLSIIGFLVPVEGFSLKTCRISYSTAICVRSKLRAVPGDIPSTVTGLDLTSNIISTIHASDFKDLVNLTKLDLNSNNISQIESGAFASLSSLETLNLNNNKLVTLGENVFDGLSRLIELRINQNRIKQVASTSFKSMTSLKLLDISHNKLHHITKVQLLLQHLPHLRELVISNNDLTTFQSFELTNKSLELQYLDLSKNPLAVFRITADVFPNLTWFKIGSPARKKQMIWDVQNKTFLSRVTTLDISELHLGLGDMERLLESVNSSLTILRMNAMTHNLTALINISCTIPTMRTLQLRSNKLSFVNAYLFKLCINVTELDLTNNQIKYIHDDAFRSLKNLRILTLSKNRLPLVPAATRNLPSLSELDLSTNNISTLDCHDFTNQTKLRKLYLYQNSITALKPCLFKDLKGLETLKLQTNQITKLNGAFKEHLPKLRYLYLNINKLTAIKKDEFKGLHSLQNLSLDQNQIEILDHKSFVGLTNLTRLHLQRNSIKQDKLQKGIFSPLIKLRTLDLSENRINYNESRNLPDPPFSQLSHLEELLVFSQHHRLHSYLPVNFLQGLTNLLSFKARNIRIASLDKDTFVYTPQLQLLELSSNELKELPPDLFFPIPNLKSLYISRTALYSLDFLIDANLTKLEFLQARQNLYSVIRKEDIHSLPALTYLDLQGNGFTCNCDNSWFLSWAIHDSKTQVYDAYNFTCNYPQEFKSKKLLDFDTRFCSVDMGFIYFLCTICAILCFMVVSFTYHFMRLHLVYAYYLFIAWFFDKKHKNKKTPLQYDAFISYNTHDEPWVIDKLLPKLEGEQGWRLCLHHRDFEPGKPIIDNITDAIYGSRKTICVISHKYLESEWCSREIQAASFRLLDEQKDILILVFLDDIPSYLLSPYHRMRKMLKKKTYLSWPRAAENTELFWEKLRQALETSENPEAELLLLTVSNTP, from the exons atggaTCCTGGAATGCATGAGGAACAAAGCAATTTAGAAAGAGGAACAAAATGTTGCAAACCAGACATTATTTTCTTGACGCTGAGCATCATCGGTTTCCTTGTTCCTGTTGAAGGATTTTCTTTGAAGACTTGCAGAATCAGCTACAGTACggccatatgtgtcaggagtaaaCTCAGAGCTGTTCCTGGAGACATTCCCTCGACTGTGACAGGCCTTGATTTAACTTCTAACATAATTTCAACAATACATGCATCAGACTTCAAAGATCTAGTAAATTTGACTAAATTAGACCTTAATAGCAATAACATTTCACAGATAGAAAGCGGTGCGTTTGCCAGTCTAAGTTCTCTTGAGACATTAAATCTAAATAATAACAAACTTGTTACACTGGgagaaaatgtttttgatgGCTTGAGTCGCCTCATTGAGCTAAGAATTAATCAAAATCGCATTAAGCAAGTGGCATCCACATCTTTTAAGTCCATGACAAGTTTAAAACTTCTGGACATTTCTCATAACAAACTGCACCACATTACAAAAGTTCAATTATTATTGCAACATCTGCCACATCTACGGGAGCTGGTAATAAGCAACAATGATTTAACCACTTTTCAGTCATTTGAACTGACAAACAAATCATTAGAACTTCAGTACCTTGATTTGTCGAAAAATCCCCTCGCAGTCTTCAGGATCACTGCCGATGTTTTTCCAAATCTCACCTGGTTTAAAATTGGGAGCCCAGCCAGAAAGAAACAAATGATATGGGACGtgcaaaacaagacatttctaagtCGTGTTACTACTCTTGACATTAGTGAGCTTCATTTGGGTCTTGGGGACATGGAAAGGTTGTTAGAGTCAGTGAACTCATCATTAACTATTCTGAGAATGAATGCAATGACACATAACCTGACCGCATTGATCAACATTTCCTGCACCATCCCAACAATGAGGACTCTGCAGCTTCGAAGCAATAAGCTCAGCTTTGTTAATGCATACTTGTTTAAGTTGTGCATTAATGTAACTGAGTTAGATTTgacaaataatcaaataaaatacatccATGATGATGCTTTCAGATCCCTTAAAAATTTAAGGATTTTAACGCTGAGTAAAAACAGGCTTCCATTGGTTCCAGCTGCAACAAGGAATCTACCAAGTCTTTCAGAGCTGGATCTCAGCACCAATAACATCAGCACACTGGACTGCCATGATTTCACCAATCAGACAAAGCTCAGAAAGCTTTATCTTTATCAGAATTCAATCACAGCTCTGAAACCGTGTCTTTTCAAGGATTTAAAAGGATTAGAAACTCTAAAATTACAGACAAACCAAATAACTAAATTGAACGGTGCTTTCAAAGAACATTTGCCTAAACTTAGATACCtgtatttaaatataaacaaactCACTGCGATCAAAAAGGATGAATTTAAAGGCTTACATTCCCTCCAGAACTTGTCATTAGACCAAAATCAAATAGAAATTCTTGATCATAAGAGTTTTGTAGGACTGACAAATCTTACCCGCCTTCATCTACAACGGAACTCTATTAAACAAGATAAACTACAAAAAGGTATTTTCAGTCCTCTGATTAAATTAAGAACACTGGATTTGAGTGAAAATCGTATCAATTATAATGAAAGTAGAAATTTGCCTGATCCTCCATTTTCTCAGCTGTCCCATCTGGAGGAACTGCTTGTTTTTTCACAACACCACAGGTTGCATAGTTATCTGCCTGTAAACTTTTTGCAAGGTTTGACCAATCTTTTGAGTTTCAAAGCCAGGAATATCCGTATTGCGTCTCTGGACAAAGACACCTTTGTTTACACGCCACAGCTGCAATTACTTGAACTTTCTTCAAATGAACTTAAAGAACTCCCTCCAGATCTGTTTTTCCCAATTCCAAACCTTAAAAGCCTTTACATATCCAGGACAGCTCTTTACTCTCTAGACTTCCTTATAGATGCCAATCTCACAAAGCTGGAGTTTCTACAGGCAAGACAGAATTTATATTCAGTTATCCGCAAAGAAGATATACATTCCCTACCAGCTCTGACTTATCTGGACCTTCAGGGCAATGGATTCACCTGCAACTGTGATAACAGCTGGTTTCTCTCATGGGCAATACATGACAGCAAAACTCAAGTTTATGATGCATATAACTTTACGTGCAACTATCCCCAAGAATTCAAAAGTAAGAAGCTGTTGGACTTCGACACCCGCTTCTGCTCAGTTGACATGGgctttatttactttctctGCACCATATGTGCAATCCTATGCTTCATGGTGGTGTCCTTCACTTACCATTTTATGAGATTGCACCTGGTCTATGCCTATTACCTGTTCATAGCTTGGTTCTTtgacaaaaagcacaaaaacaagaaaactccTCTTCAGTACGACGCCTTTATCTCCTATAACACCCACGATGAGCCTTGGGTCATTGACAAGCTCTTACCAAAACTGGAAGGAGAACAGGGCTGGAGACTGTGTCTACACCATCGAGACTTTGAACCAG GGAAGCCCATCATAGATAACATCACGGATGCCATTTATGGAAGTCGGAAGACCATTTGTGTTATCAGTCACAAATACCTTGAGAGTGAATGGTGCTCCAGAGAGATCCAGGCAGCCAG TTTTCGTCTGCTTGATGAGCAGAAGGACATACTTATCCTGGTGTTTCTGGATGACATTCCCAGCTATCTGCTGTCTCCCTACCACCGCATGAGGAAGATGTTGAAGAAGAAAACCTACCTGAGCTGGCCACGAGCTGCAGAGAACACAGAGTTGTTCTGGGAAAAACTCCGGCAGGCTCTAGAGACCAGTGAAAATCCAGAAGCGGAGTTGTTACTTCTCACTGTGTCAAACACGCCATGA